The sequence below is a genomic window from Trichosurus vulpecula isolate mTriVul1 chromosome 5, mTriVul1.pri, whole genome shotgun sequence.
GAGGTCCTGGCCAGCCTTGTGCAGGCCACAGGCACAAGGGCAAACAGAGAGCCCCAGGGAGGCAGGAAAGAGAACTGGGGGCCTGGGCAGGGGTCACCTGTACCTGTAGAGCGGGTtactcttcttctcttcttcatcagGGGGCACCAGGGCCATGGGCACCAAGGGAATGACAGGCACGGCCTGTCAGGGGGTACAGAGAGCCACTGAGTGCAGAGTGAGGCTGCCTCCCTGgtccctctccccacttcccatcACCACTGCACCCAAGATCTCTGGCTGTCCAAAAGAACCAGGGAGGTCAGTGAGGAGAAAGTGCCACATACATTAGGAGACTGGTCGCTCTTCAGGTCTATGTTTGCCCGGGAGTCTGGGAGGTCATCCAGGGACAGAAACTGTGAGGAGACAGAGGCGACAGCTGGCATGGCCTGTGGCGACCTTGGAAGGCCCACGCAGGGCTGCACCTGGGGCGTGCATGCATGCTCAACAAGGGCTGGGCCCCTGGAAGCCTCACCTCCTCCTCAGGTTCTGGGCGAGTTTCATGGCTGTCCTCGGCACTCTGCCCCTCTGGCTGCACAGATGTGGCCTGCTTGTTCCGCCTGCAGGAGAAAAGACAAACAGGGATCGGTGTCAGAAAACAGCTGGGGAAGCTCCAGAAGCATGCCGGCTAGGTCCCAGGCCCAGGCCCCGCCAGCCTCCTTGGCCTTCCTTCCCGTCCACACagattttctcagttttctgattGTTAAAAAACCCCAACAAGGAGGGGCCCTTCCATATGCGAGGCAGAGcagagaaggagcactggtggcTCATGTAGTGCACAAGAGACCCCACATGGCGCTCCCAGGTTCCCTGCTTGTCTGGGTTTCCTCCCATCCTTACTTTTTGCCAGAGATGAAATCCAGGGCCTGGTAGACCAGCGAGTAGAGGTACTCCACCTGCCAGAGGGAGACACAGGGTGAGGAGAGGAGCCAGTGACCCGGCGTGCCAGGGGCCGAGGAGGCACAACCAACTGCTTGGGGCTGGTCCCCTCCAGCACGAGGAACATGCCCATGAGCCTGAGAATGTGTGTGCACGCTGCACCCCCGCCCCCCACGAGGAACACATCCACGAGTCTGAGAAACATGTGCACGCCTCACCAGCAAACGTAACAAGCGACGCTTCTCTGCCTTGGGGCACCCACCTATCAAGCACCTCACCTCCTCCCCTACACAAAGCACTGCCAGGGGCCAGCTGGGTCCCAAAGGCAGGCAGGCAAGGCTTGGGACAGCCCATAGGCAGTGAGATGGTGGGCCTGGGGGCTCAGTGGGCCAAGGACAAGGAGCTGAAGTGACTGACCCATCATGCGGATGGGCTGACTCCAAGCAAGAACGTACCCCCAGGGCTGCCACCTTAAGGGAAACTCAGGTGAAGGAGGGAAGCTCAGCAGGTCCCTCTCGGAGAGGCCTTGGTGAATAAGCAGAGACTCCTCCTGTCTGCTGTCACAGCAAAGGACTAATGTGACCAGGACCCAAAAAGGGCCCAGAAGGCGCCCAAGAGCCCTGCATGAGCAAGGCCTGCGGGCCAGCCCTGAGAACCTCCCTCTGTGTGCCTCCCTCTGACCCCCAAAGACTCAATCCCCTGGAATCCCACTCCTAGCCATGCTGCGGGGGAAAGGCAGGAGTCCAACTGTCCCTGGCCAATGGCTCACCTTCTTACTATAGACACAGGCAGACCCTTGGATCAGCAGTGCAGCCTCTATGAAGTTCATGGTGGTTTTGCCTTCATCAAAAGAAATGCAGATCTGGTCCAGCTTCAGAACATGTGAGAAGGATTGCAGaaaaaagggaagtgagcagGACGCTACCCCACCATGCTCAGTCCCACCTCCGGTCCTTTGCTCACATTGTTCCTACCGCCAGGAATATCTACCCCTTCACCCTATCTCCTGTCCACATCCTGCCCAGGATGCCCAAAACGAACAAGAGATGAAGGTCAAAAGGCAGGTAAGAAAGAAGCAAGCTGAGGAGACTTTCAATGGGGGCCCTTGAGGTGATGGTACTGAGGAAACACTGAGGGCTTCAGGGACCTGGCACCTCCTGACCTCCCTCCTCACTCACACCAGAAGCCCCCTATTGTCCTGGTCAGCAAAGCTAGCCCTGACCCAAGCGAATAAGGACAATTATCGACCTTCAGCCCCGCCTTGGCCCGTGCTCAGCCTTTGAGACCCACATctgggactttttatttttaaaatagtaattttCCTACTTCCACTGACAAACATATGTGCAAGAACCCAACAAAAGATGGTCCCGTGAGTGGTAACTGGCCAGCAGGCAAAAACTGCAGGGACCAAACGCTccctttttaaaacatatttccttctgttcacTGAACTCTTGGCTTGCCGCCTCCAAGGTCCTTCTGTggctaataataacagctagaatTGAGCTGGCCTTTCAAGCTAGCAAAACTCCTTACTTGCGTTAACCCTTCTGGTCCTCAAAACGGCCACGGGAGGCGGGGGCTAGCATTATCCCCGACTGACAGATGAGGGGGCTGAGGGCCTTGCTCGGGGTCCCACGACTCCTAAGCGTCTGAGGGTGGATTCCCACTGGCCTCTTCCTGCCTCCACGTCCACTGCTCTATCCAAGGCCAAAGCTCCAGCTGGGGCTGGGATGCCTGAGCCTGAGCCGGAGGGTGCGCAGCCTCGCTCCGAGCctcattccctctccttcctctcccgaGGGGGATCCCGCAGCGGGAGGGGAGGGGTCTCACCCCACTTctctctatccccagtgcctggcatctagtcGGTGCCTAACCGGCGCTCGATGACTTTCCCAAGCAGGGAGGCGGATCCAAGTCAGCGGGGAGGGTGGAACCTGACGAGCTAGACCCAAAGGCCGTCAGTCCCCGGGCCGCCCCGAGGCTTTTACCTTGCCCTCCCGGAAGCCCCGGCTCTCCCGTCTCCCTTCCCCGCCCCTCTCCAGAGGTGGGGGACCCCGTTTGGATGCAAGTGCCTAAGCGAACCCGGGCCCAGAAAGCAAGGCCTGGTCCTGGGGGTGCTGGGGGAGGGATTGCCGGCACACTGGGCGCTGCCCCGCCGGCCGGGACAACCTTGCGGGGTGGCTACTACAAGTATTAGGCACGTcctacaggcaaggaaactgaggcccacggtGGGCGCTTAAACAGTGCGCGCTAACGACCGCCGAGCTCCGCTCCGACCCCGGGCCGGCCCTGCTGGAGCCCCCGCCACGGGGCCCCTCCCCGGCCCTCAGCGACGTCAccgcgcccccgcccccgccccgccgGCACCTCCTCCAGGTACTCGCCCAGCTGCGCCGCCACGTCCACCTCCCAGTTCTTGGTGAGGTCGCGGATGGGCTGCAGGAGGTGGGCGAAGCGGCTCTCGACGTCCTCCATGGACGAACGGGCTGCCGGGGCTCCCGCTCCGGGCTCCGCTTTCTGCTCAGGCCGCGGCGCAGGCCGCTCGGTCTGGCGCCATTTTTGCGTTTCCCGCTCAGAGCGCTCGGTGACGATCAAAGGCGGCGCCCGGCGCGCGTCCGTGACGTCACGCGAGGCGAGGCCAATGGGCCGCGAGGGAGGCGGGGGGGGCGGTGTCTGGTAGGCGGGGCGTTGGCGGCACCTCCACCTAGGAGGTGGGGACCAAGAAGAATCCGGGCTCCGGGAGGCTCCTTCCGGAGGCACCGAGGGGCGGGGCCCCCGCGACGGGGAGGGAGGCTCCTCCTCGGGAGGGGCGTCGGACGCCTGAGGCGGGGCTTTGGCCGGACGGACGAGGCCCCGGGGAAGGAGGAGGACGCTGACTGACGCCCCCGCGAGGGGCGGGGCCTGAACGAATGCTAGGCCGGGCGGTGACGTAACTGGAGGGGCGGGCCCGAAGCGAGCGGGAGGGAGCTCGCTCCCCGAGGGCGGGGTCGGGAGTCCGTGACGTAACTCGGAGGCGGGATATAGGCGGGGCCAGCTGCGGGCGGGCCGACGTGTCTTGGCAGCTCCTGCCCAGCTCGGACCAGGACGGTCCCGCCATGGCGGGCTCCAGGCAGCCCCGGCGCTTGTTCCTGCAGGGCGTGGCTGCTGCCTTCATGTTCGCCTTCGCCTCGCTCTACGCGCAGATCCCAGGTGAGGCCGCGGGACCCCCGCCTTCTCCCCCGGGGGGGACCCTCCCCCTGGAATTCCCCCCTCCCGGCCCTCCCCCTGGGggaccctcctcccttccccctggaATCCTCCCCCCGGCCCTCCTCCTGGGGGGCCCTCTCCCTGGAATCCCACTCCTCAGGCCCTCCCCCTAGggaccctccccctttccccttgaAATCCCCCTTCCCTACCCTCCCCCTGGGGACCTGTCCCCTTTCTTCTGGGACCCCTCTCCAAATactccccaacccctccccacctcattCCTTCCCCTGCCTGACTCCCCCCCCCTTTCTTCTTGCATCGCTCCCCTCTGAACACTCCTCGGGCGCTTCTCCTCCCCTGCGAAACCCTCCCCCAGAGATACACTCCTCCAGACACTCCCcagcccttccccatcccccagggAATCCTTTACCCACATgacctccccttttcccttgcgatccttcttccccagcccctccccctggGGACCCTCCCTGTATCCCCCAGGaatcctcccctcctcctagGGACCCCTAACCAGACCTGCCCAGCTGGCATCTTCTCCTTTTACCCCTCTCCATCTGTTGCCCCTCTGCCCCCTGAAGAAACCTCCCCCAGACTTGATGTACTAggaccctctcccttcccctggaATTTCTCCCTAGGCTCCTCTCCAGGGACCTGCCTCCTTCCACTTGGCATCCTTCCCCCCAGTCAGCCCAGGTCCTTTACAGACGGCTCCTGTTCTTTTCTCCTGGGATAACGGGTGGGCACAGTCCTGCTCTTTCCTCCTGGCCTCTCACCCTCACCCAGGCTGATCAGCCTCCCCCCATCACCTTCAGTGGGGCCCAGCTCCCCTCCTGATCAGCCTTCCCCCCAGGGCTGTATGGGCGTGATGGGATCCTGCCTGCCCGGAAGATGCTCCGACCTCTGGGGAAGGGTCTGTGGCAGCAGCTGTGGGAGGTACCCACACTGCTCTGGCTGTCCCCGAGGCTGGGGCTGGACACAGAGCAGGGCATGGAGTTGCTGAGCCTCCTGGGGACACTGTGCAGCCTAGGGGCCCTGCTGGTGCCCTCCTTGCGCCATAGCCTACTCTACCTGCTGCTTTGGagtctctacctctctctctacCAGGTGAGAAGGGACCCTGGCGGACTCTGGCCCTGCTCCTCCCCCGCTTTTGCTCTGGAGGGAAGCCACTGGCCAGCTGTGCCCGCCCACTTCCTGCCCTGCTCTCCAGACTCTGCaggcttcccttcccttcccttgggaTTTTGGGAAATAGCATAGGAAAtcttctcctgcttcttcccCATGCCCTAGGGGACCCCTTGCCTTCCCCATAGCAAAAGCCccttggggagggcagaggaggggagggagctgCCTCCAGTGCCAGCCTGGCCACCCTGCAGACCTTCCTGTCTTCTTGCAGGTGGGACAGGTGTTCTTGTACTTCCAGTGGTAAGTGGCCAGACGGGCCATGCCCTTCTATCCCAGGGTTTGAAGAGGTTATATGTCCCGGAGAGGGCCATACCTCAACAGCCCCTGGGCCAGCCATGCAAGGTCCTTGGATGGAGCAGACCAGATCGGGAATTCCTTAGCTCCAAGGAGCATAGTGGTCAGTGCAGGAGAGAGGTTGCCTGATGGAGAAGGCTAGAGCTGGGAGCCAGGGCTTCTGTGGGGAGCTGGTGCCAGAAGACTGGGCCTGTTTGTTTTTCCATTAAGGACTCAAGCTGCAGGCAGCCCACCCTGGCCAGGTACCCTGAGACCTTAGGCTAGGGCCAGAGAGGGGTTCTTTCCTGATGAAGGAGCAAGGGGTAGGGTATGGCCTGGTCCCTGGCAGCCCTTGCAGTGATAACCACCCCCGACCCCTCCAGGGACTCCTTGTTGCTGGAGACAGGCTTCCTGGCGGTGCTGGTAGCTCCTTTGTGGCCCCCGTGGGGCAAGGAGACAGGAGCCCTGCCACACGCAGATGTCCCCTTCTGGCTGGTCCGGTGGCTTCTCTTCCGCCTTATGTTTGCCTCGGGAGTGGTCAAGCTCACCAGCCGCTGCCCTACTTGGTGGGGACTCACAGGTGACCCAGCCATGCCACCCCAAGGGACCCCGAGCCCCCATCATGCCCTGACACCCTGGCATCAGAGGTCCTGACCTGTCCTGTGCCCTAGCCCTGCAATCTTCCCATGAAGGGTccttgccttccccacccccccacccccgccatccATCCTGGCCTGAAGAGCCCTGGCCCTACCCCCTGCCCAGAGTAACCTTGCTTAGGCCCCAGCTCTACCTCCCCCAGCCCTGACCTACCACTATGAGACACAGTGTCTGCCGACACCTGCCGCCTGGTTTGCCCACCACCTGCCTGTCTGGCTTCACAAGCTCAGTGTGGTGGCCACCTTCCTCATTGAGATTGCCGTGCCTGTCTTGTTCTTTGCCCCCATCCGCCGGCTTCGCCTTGCTGCCTTCTACTCTCAGGTAAGCCAGGCAGAGGGCCCTTTGGCACTTAGAGCAGAGCAGGGTCAGGGGTGGAGGCTACCAGCCCCCTGCCTTTTTCCCCCAGCTTTCCACTCATCCAGCATTTGTTAGGGGCCTGCTATGCTTGAAGCCTTGTGCTCCCCCCACTCCTTGTGGAGTCGCTGCCCCCtgacttctcccttcccccttccccaggcCTTGCTCCAGGTCCTGATCATCCTCACGGGGAATTACAATTTCTTCAACCTGCTCACCCTGGTGCTCACCACATCCCTTCTGGATGATCAGCATGTGGCCTGGTGGCTGGGCACAGGTCGGATGAAGCAGCCTCCTGCTTGTAAGTGCGAGCCCCCTGGCAGTGCTGGCTGGGCCCTGGACAGCAGGAACCTTGGCCCAGCAGGCCCAAGGCCCCACACTCTGCctcctgtctttgtctctgcagCTCGGGCCCGGCAGCTGCTGACAGCCCTGTCCCTGCTTCTGGAATTAGCTGTCTATGGGCTCCTGGCCTACGGTACAGCTCACTACTTTGGTCTGGAGCTGGACCTGGAATGGGGCAGCATTCAGGCCAAGACAGGTAGGACAGAGAGTCAAGCTTCTAGATTTGGGGGATGGCGGAGGAGATGGTAGGGTTCGGTCAGGCCCCTCAGGCCAAGTAATGGCCTTTCTCTGTCCACTCCCCTTCCtgatccccctcctcctcctcctcctccgcagCCTTCACCTTCCATGAGTTTTCCCAGTGGCTGAAGGTGGTCACAATGCCCACTGTGTGGCTGGGCATGGCCTCCCTGTTCTGGGTGCTGCTGACTGCCCTCTACAGGTACTAAGCAGACTGGGCTGGGGCTGGGAGCTGGTCTGTATGGGTACTGAGCCAAGGTAGGGCCTGGGCTCCTTCTCCAGCCCCATCCATTTTAGTAAATGCTGAGCAAAGTCCTATTCAAGCATGCGGGTCTCTGTGCTGGGCCTTCAGGGAACTTGGAGAGCTCATCCCCTGATGTTGGCCCGTGACCCAAGGGTGTCCTCCTTTACTAATGCCTAAGTCTGGCTGGCCTGAGATGAGGCAGGACGGGCTGCAAAGATTCAGGAGAAGGTTGTCAGGATGtgccccccctcctcccccaggtgTGCCCGGATCCGCAGATGGCTGGGGAAGCTCAAGGCCGCTGTCCAGCTGGCCATCGTAGGTGCAGCTGTTGTGGCCATGTTCACGATCAGCCTGGTGAGTGGGGGGTGGGCTGGGGTGAGGCCTTTGTGCCAGCCTGGCACTGCCAGACTTGGGGGCTACCAACGCTGTCATTTCAGGTGCCCTACACCTACCTGGAACCGGGGACCAACAGGCAGCTCTGGCCTGGGGCCTACCGCCTCTTTGGCGCTGTGGAGCACTTGCAGCTGGCTAACTCCTACGGCCTGTTCCGCCGCATGACAGGCCTAGGTGGGCGGCCCGAGGTGGTCCTGGAGGGCAGCTATGATGGGCAGAGCTGGACGGTGAGGGGGCCTCAAACAGGGACAGGGCTGAGTGCTGGGATGAGGGTAGAGGGGGAACGAGAGGTGCCACCGAATCGCTGCAGACAGGAGTCCTGCAGGGCAGtcctggccccagagtcaggaggcgGGTACCAGAGAGCACACAAGAAGTCAGGGCTCGGAGCCATATTTATGTCAGGGGCACCACCAGCCCTCCACTTGTCCTCCTCCCAGCTCCCCACCACACACCCCTGGGATGGATCCCTTTGGCTACTCCCCTCCCGACACGCTTGCTGCCACCTCTGTGAAGCCCTCTctgattccctccccctccccagcaaaAGAAGGTGCATGCCTAATTCTTAGGgcttcattgatctcctttcctTGGTTCATGCTTCTTCCCCATAACTCCATAGCTTGTCCTCCCAGCGTGAGAGGAGCTGTGTGTCTCACATTGGGTCAGCTAGCACAGGACACTGCAGGAGGGAAACCCTCAGAGGAGGGGGGGAGGCTGTCGTGCCCGCTGGGATTCTCACCTCCTGCCCCTTCGGTTTCCCCAAGGAGATCGAGTTCATGTATAAGCCGGGGAATGTCAGCGTGGCTCCCCCCATCGTGGTCCCCCACCAGCCCCGCCTAGATTGGCAGATGTGGTTTGCTGCCCTGGGCCACCACACCCACAGCCCCTGGTTTTCCAGTCTTGTCTACCGCCTGCTTCAGGGGAAAGTACCCggtgaggaggagggggcagggctcCTAGTGCTGGAAGCAAGGGGCACAGGGAAGGGTCCTGGGCCCCCTGCTGgagaggggtggggtgagggctGAGGAGAGCTCCTTGTGCTGCAGGAGATGGACCAGGGAGGGGTCCTCAGCATCTCCCTGTTCCTCGAAGGCCTCTCTCTGCTGCAGAGTGAGGAAGGAGCTAAGTCTAGGGAGCAGAGGTCCTGGGGTTGGGAACAGCATTCTCAGtagcttccctcccctccatcagtGATCCGCCTGCTGCAAGTGGAGGTCTCCAGGTACCCATTCTGGGAGCAGCCACCCACATATATCCGGGCACAGCTGTACAAGTACTGGTTCTCACGGCCTGGGGAGCAAGGGTGAGGTCCTAGTGGGGTACGGGGATGAGGAGTGAGGCCCTGGTGGGGGCAGGTGACAGGACCAGGGAGCAAGAGTGAAGCcctggtggggggcaggggagcagGACCGGGGGCAGGGGTGAGACCCTGGGAGCGTATGTGAGGACTTAGTCCGAGGAGGGAGCATTGAGAGTGACAGAGCAGCCACATACTGTCAAGTGGCAGAAGCAGGTGCAGGCTGGGAAGAGGCCAGGGTATGAAGTGGCCCCCAGCCCCCTGCTgacctccatttctttctttgtcttttagcCAATGGTGGCGGCGGAAATGGTCCGAGGAGTTCTTTCCTTCGGTGTCCCTGGGGGACCCAAAGCTGGAGTCATTGCTTACACAGTTTGGCCTCCAGGTAGGGAGGGAGCCAACGGCCTTGGCCGGGCTGGGAGTGGGGCAGGAGACCTGGGAAGGCACCCCTCTGTGGGACAAGGCCAGAGCTGGGGCCCAACAAAAGCAGGCAGGGAGTATTAGCCGGGCACTGTGTCTTCACCCCTTACAGTCTGCCTTTGAGCAGGTCCCCTCAGTTCCTCCACATGGAGAATGGAGAAAGTTTTGGTAAATCTTCTAATGTTACCCAAGTGCTCATTATTATCGGTGCCGTCATTAGCCACTACTGGCAGGACATcaatctccctccccctccaggaCAAGAGCCCAGGCCGACCCCCTCACAACTCGGCCAGCCTCCTACCTCGAGCCCTGCGCTGGCTTCGGGATCAGCTGACCCCCCTGGCTGCCCCCATGCTGCTCTGGGGCCTCATCTGCTCAGTGGGGGCCATCCACCTCCTCCAGGCGCTGCTGCTTCCCAGGCCCCAGAGGCCTGAAACAGCAGGTGGGGAGAAGAACAGACCACCTTCCCAGAAGGAGAAGGGGGGCAAGGACCGGTCCCCACCCCAGAGCTCCGAGGGCTCTGGAAACAGCTCCAAAGGGTCCCGGCGAAAGAAATAGTGTTGGCCAGACTGGATGTCAGGCTTCTTCTCAGGCGTGGCTCTCCTGCCCCTGGTGGCCGGGGCCTGAGGGGCTGTAAGGGTGAGGACAGGAGGACAGGATGCTCTTGGAGCACCACCACCAGCCCCCACCAAGCTCAGGACCTTCTCAGCCCCTCCCATCTGCTGCACTCTGGGCTCCTTCCTTGGGGCCAGCTTCAAATGCCTTTGTGACACTGTCTGATGCCCCTGGGCAAGGCTGGGATGCCCAGGGCCCTCTGGGCCGAGGCCAGACACCCACCCTTCCTACTGGTATGTAAGATGGGTGGACAGAGGTCTTCCTCAAGTTTTCTTAATAAAGGAACGTCTTTGGCCTTTTTCCATCCTTAGGCCTGTGGGCAGCAGAGGGTGGAGCAggctgggatatagacctaggagGGGAGAAGGACAGTAGGGCCTCAGGAGAGTGAGGGGCTGGGCATGAGCGGCCTGGGAACTAGCCGGCCCCTCTCTCCCTAGGCCTGGGGCCTTTGCTGCCTGAACGGGGCAGAATGGGGCAACAGCAAGCCCCTTTGGTCCCGCCTCTGCCTGGGCTCTGCTCTCAGCCTCTGGGCCCCTCTGCCAGCCTCCCCAGGGCCTTGGAGCATGGGCTTTGAACAAGCAGAGGCTATGAGgctccatccccccccccatcacGAGGGGCTGAGGGGTTGGAGAGGGGGTCCAGGCTGGCGACGTGCCAGTGCTGTTCAGAGTCAGTGTTTTCACGGAGCCGAACAACCCACCTTCCCAGGCTTCAGCACAGTTGGGCATGAAGGGGACCAGGCTCAAGTCAGGAGACCCATCTCTGTGCAGACAAAGGACAGTTAGGTACTGGAAGTGAATTCAGGGCACATTTAGTCCAACACACACTTAAGGAATCCACTCTGCAGCCTCCCTGGCAAGTGTCCATCCCATAAGGGATCTCTggggatggggagctcactacctcccaaggtaaCGCCTGTTTTGGAGCAGCAGCTTTAGTTAGTAGGCAGTTCTTTCAGACAGACGTGAGCCTAAATCTGTATCCATACCCATCCgcccccattgctcctggttctgccctcggGTCAAGCACAACAAACGGTCTCTG
It includes:
- the LMF2 gene encoding lipase maturation factor 2, whose amino-acid sequence is MAGSRQPRRLFLQGVAAAFMFAFASLYAQIPGLYGRDGILPARKMLRPLGKGLWQQLWEVPTLLWLSPRLGLDTEQGMELLSLLGTLCSLGALLVPSLRHSLLYLLLWSLYLSLYQVGQVFLYFQWDSLLLETGFLAVLVAPLWPPWGKETGALPHADVPFWLVRWLLFRLMFASGVVKLTSRCPTWWGLTALTYHYETQCLPTPAAWFAHHLPVWLHKLSVVATFLIEIAVPVLFFAPIRRLRLAAFYSQALLQVLIILTGNYNFFNLLTLVLTTSLLDDQHVAWWLGTGRMKQPPASRARQLLTALSLLLELAVYGLLAYGTAHYFGLELDLEWGSIQAKTAFTFHEFSQWLKVVTMPTVWLGMASLFWVLLTALYRCARIRRWLGKLKAAVQLAIVGAAVVAMFTISLVPYTYLEPGTNRQLWPGAYRLFGAVEHLQLANSYGLFRRMTGLGGRPEVVLEGSYDGQSWTEIEFMYKPGNVSVAPPIVVPHQPRLDWQMWFAALGHHTHSPWFSSLVYRLLQGKVPVIRLLQVEVSRYPFWEQPPTYIRAQLYKYWFSRPGEQGQWWRRKWSEEFFPSVSLGDPKLESLLTQFGLQDKSPGRPPHNSASLLPRALRWLRDQLTPLAAPMLLWGLICSVGAIHLLQALLLPRPQRPETAGGEKNRPPSQKEKGGKDRSPPQSSEGSGNSSKGSRRKK